The Emys orbicularis isolate rEmyOrb1 chromosome 4, rEmyOrb1.hap1, whole genome shotgun sequence genomic sequence CATCTTGGGGAGGATTACATCTTCTCTAAATTAGTTCCATAGTTCCTTCCGCAGGGCTTGATTCTGTAAGTGCTGGGCACTCTGACCTTGATCCAAAAAAGctttttaagcatgtgtttagctttaagcatatgagtaatctTATTGACAACACTGGGGCCATGTCTACCATATGGGCGCCACAGCGGCACGGTTACAGCACCATCGTTATGGACCTGTAGCGCTGTACTGGAGAAGATTCCTTCAgcaacagaagggttttttccatcactATTGAGCTCCACCTCATCGAGCGATGGTAGCTAGACTGATGGaacattcttccattgatctagctgcatctacacaggGGGTTGAGTTGACACAGGTACAGTGCTCAGGCTTAGGAGGATTTGtatacttaaagttaaacatgcatTTAATATACTACATATTGTGCATTATATGTCATTTGAAAACACGCTATTGtaaggaaaatgaaacaaaatgcagctgctctttttttattttaccaCTTAAAGAAATTTTTTTATCAAGGTAAAAATCTTACATTGTAACatcacagaaaaaaacaaaacaaaaagggcaGAAAGTAGTTTACCATGTGTAACTCTGTATAAGAGTAATATAAACAATAATCACCATCTTCTGTTCATTTAAAGCTCTGTTTAGAGTTTAGTCTTCATTTACAATACAACAaagtataaatacattatttttcaggACTGATTTGTTTCTTCTGATGAAAGTAGATTATCTAGTGCCCCAGCCTctgcaaaggggaaaaagaaaaacacagtcATGATTTTTAGCAACGAATAGTTAAGTGCAAAGTTTAGTATTAACAATTAATTCCTAAAAATCAACCTTATGATCGCTAAACTTTCTTACTTTGCTTCCCTTTGACCATAGATGAGGCAATAGGCTCATACTTTTCATGGCTCATTTCTAGGCTATTTAATGTTTCTTCTGAATATTAATGTCATAACTTCCTGTTAtaatttacagtattttaaaaaaccttctACATCGACCTTGATGTTTTGATTCATATCACTGAATATCAGTATCATAAGATTTAATATTGTTTGATTAAGTTTGATCCTGCAACTGGCTCAGGCTGGGCAGACCCCTGCACCGAGCCAGTTTCAGCATTTGGGCCTAAAAGGCCAACTGTGATAGTGACCTCCAAGAAATCACTTGTGAGGGTGTTGTTATAAATATGCCCCTTCTCTTAAGATGGAAGTATATGAATTATCTGAATAATCATTATTGTTAAAAACATTTCTCtataaaatggattattttgagaaagaaaatgcataaatcaatatatttagtGTAATAAACTGACATTTGAGTAGCTGTGTAAAAAACATTTATATTACATTATTGTtggactgaatttttttttaaatccgatATTGATTTGGAGTACATATTCATGTCAAGATCTCGCTGGTAGCCATTGTTAGCTAAAAATGTAGCATCACTTGCTAACATTCTGTGTTTTGTAGCTTTGGAGTACCAGTTCTGCATCACCGAAAAGCCATTGTGCACGATCCAGTGGATTTGGTTTCTGTGTAGTCTCAAGGTTGATGGTAACAGTAAGGAGGAGCATGTAACTGTGTGGTCCAAAGAGCAGATCAGGTAATTGTTACTCAAAAAGTCACAGTTCAGCCCCTGGTTGACACTTGCTCCATTAGGAAAGTAATTGGTATCAGCTCTTTACTAGGTGCACATTACTTATCCCTCCATGCTGGCTCAGTTTGCGGAGGTCAGGGCTCAGCCTATTCCTCAGCCCTGCCCAGTCATTCCTGCTCAGGAGGCTGCTGTGACCCCCACACTGGGACGTAGCTTACACAGGGGAGTACAGAAATGTCTATACTGCACTGGTATATAAACACCAGCTGACCAATATTAAATCAGGATCTCCTTGGACTTTCTTTTAGCACTTAGAGACTGAGGCCCAAATAATCCTCCTCTGAATGGGAACTCTAACTCATCTGCagtaagcatatgagtagtcttATTGACAACACTGGGGTCATGTCTAccctatgtagggtgaccagatcaggaTCAATACCCCTGATCATGGATGTCCCAAGAGACACCCTCCCTGAGCCATTTATGCTTTCAAGCTGTTCATGCGGTGACTGCTGTTCCCAACTTGTGGGTGGATTCACCAATACTGACTTTCCACTCCCTCACTTGGGAATAGCCCATGTATGGGTAAGTAGGGGCCTCAAACAATAGTTATTTCAAGTGGCTACTCTGTAAATATGGATTTGGACAGATGCTCATTGTTCAGTTAACAGGGAGAAACAGCACTGAAAGATTGGGAGAATAAAGATTTGTAGAGCATTGTAtgaatgtttgaaaatgttattttaggtCCATGTAATCTATCAGATGAGTAAAAATGTTGAATGGAAAAATACTCAGTCTCTGTGGGGAGTACAAGTAAACATGCTCTGCAGGAATTGGGAAGAGAAATGGAACCAccctctcccagcccagagcacggAACAGCTGCATAATTACTACTAAGCCTCCAGAGACCAGAGACTCACCTTCCAAACagatccattgattttaatgggctacCCTCTGAAAGCTACTTCTCAAAATGAGGATAGCAGATTTGGGCCCCAGTTTTGCATATTAGACATTTCTGTAAAAATGTCAATTGTTTTTCAAAAAGGAGGTTTTTTGTGCAGTTAATCcacattaatgtttttattatacAGCAAAACCAGGGTTATCGGGAAAACTCTGTTATCCCAAACATGGTCATGTCCTACCGCGACGTCTTAGAGATTTTGGGGAAACTGAAGGTATTTTCAAGCTTTGATTATATTAACTTATTCAACATGCTCCATGAGATTCAGGTAAGCCAGGATGTGCTGTGTTTGAAAAATGCTTGAGAATGGCACAAAATCTTAGGTTGGCTTTTGGACTGAGGCTGGACAGTTGAAGTATTCTCAATCCCTGGAAATGACAGTATTGCTCAAAGATCCTTAACTATATCATTCAAACAAATACAGTCTCTATAGACTATGCAATGTAGTTTAGTTAACACTGGTTGTATTTTAGTATTTACAGTAGTCTTAGCAGAGGATTTTTCTGAACCAAGAcagatcatttttgaaaatgatgcCAAAACTGTCCAGTTTATAATTTATAAAATTCATATAATCTTGAAGTTAACAAACTTAAAAAGATATTCACAGTAAAGTGAAATTAATAAAACACAAATGTCTCATTCCAGtgcattaattaaaataaaaacacagcaCCTGTAATTTTATCTAACAATAAATTCATTGCTATGAAAGCATCTATAATTCATTATATTCAAAGATAGGGATTTATAGAGAAGGCATGTGACAGAATTGGTGACTTTTGAATGAAAGATTCAGAATGCTTGCAATTAGGAAGATTAAAGGCATGTATTGtgttatttttttccctcctaatGCAAATCACTttctaaatattttgaatgtagcAGAGTTGAAAGGAGCAATTCTATATTGGCTGAAAATTTGAAAAaggtatatttaaataaattaatttacttTGCCTGAAATTTTCTGAAAAACACATGAAGACCTTCAAAATTATAATAGAGGTCTAGTAACCACTAAGGTTTTCTGTTTGCTTGATGCTATAATAAAGTCATAATCCTTAATTAGGCATCCTTAGAGATCTCAGTCCTACAGGTCCTATATAGACAGTTCTCCAGTATTTCacagggagttttgcctgtgttTAAACTCTGTTGCCACACAGGTGAGTGATGTCACAATTTCAGGGATATGGAGGGAAAATTTATTTCCTTTGTCACTGTCTTACACAAATGTAAAACTTGATCATGATAAACTTTGAAACATCTCCTTTTATTCAGTCTTTTAAGTAAGAGTACAAATATTGGACCCTATTAAAGATAGTTCAAACAGTTTTGGCAGTTGTCATTTTGGTAGTACCTACAGGCTCCAAGCAGGATCGGGACCcctctgtgctaggcactgtacacatgtATAAtgaaaagatggttcctgcaccaaggagcttacagtcaaCATCTCAATCCTGCAACCACTTAGTCATATACTTAACGTCATGCACTTCTGTGACACTACTTGTATGTTGAACTTTAAGCATCTCCATAAGTGTTTTGTGGGAGCAGGCTCTTAGTAGTTTCTTCCAGATTTCAATCCATTATTTGTTAATATGGATATTCAGCGATATCGTTTCAGCACATTTTGTTCTAGGAGTTATGTCAAACATAATCAAGCCCATTCTCCAGTGATGCTCAACAAAGTCGCACAATTTAAATATGAATCTACAATTATATATTCAATCCCAGTTCTGCAGCTCTTATTCAAGAGTTTTGTCCAAGTAAGGATTACAGAATCAGATCCTCAGTGACTGAAATAAAACTGTACTTTTAAATGATTGAGAGCTTTACTAACCTTTAAGATGCAAGTAAGTCAAAAATTCAATTACTGTGCGTACAACGTTGTCGTCAACCACTGGTCTCCCAAGATTACCTAGAAAACATTTATTGGATATTTAATGTGTAGATAGTACGAATATTTGCTGACACAACTTTAGTCACAATAGTGAATGTAAGAGTTCAGAAAAATCCGTGAAACTACACTTCATTTTAAAAGTTCAGTGGAAAAACTGAGAgccagattctctcctgcacTGAAATACATTTGGTGCAAGAATGGGGTGACATCAGGGAGCTTGTTACACTCCCTGATTCTGGAGCTTCTGTACTAATGTAAGTTAAAGCAGCCTTCAGGTTATTTGATTTACAGTGCTTGTAAGGTCCTCCAGGGCTGTCTGTGGAGCTTGTAAATTCTGCAACACCAGTCAATGAGTTTATATCTGAAGAGATCTCAGAGACTCAGATTTCTGGAGAAAATAGGTCCAAATTTATTCACCCAATTTTATTGAAAATAGTCCACTGCATTAGTTCCCCTTGAACATGTAAACAATTACCATTTTAAGACAACTTTATAAGAAGCCGCTACATTCCGCAagtgaaaaatatgtttttcaaAATACCTAATTCAATTCcagtgaaacttaaaaaaaatgtctCCATTGAATAGGGTCTGCATGCAAATTTCAGGTGCAAAGGAGATTTTCAGAGTTGATGGAAGGAGTGTGCTTAAATGAAGTTTATAAGAAACTAGGTTACAATCTTTAGGTCCCATcctgaaaagtgctgagcactatcAACTTGGGGTGACTTCACTGGGAAGCCACATCTGCAGTTCCACAATGTATAGTTTCCAGATCACGTATTTTACAAAGGAACTGTCTACACGTCCACagctggaaaatacagtaagtcAGTGAGAAGTATTACTAGATTAGAGTGCACTAACTGTCCCTTTCAtcaatatttcagagtagcaaaATATATTATACCCGCTTTGCTAGGCGTCAACATTtctaattcccccccaccccgtacAACCATAACCAGAAACGAACTAATTGTCTTCAACAGAATTGTACAACTTATGGGAGATGATTCAATGTTCTCCTACTAATAAGTAATAAGCAAAGAACCTTACCTGAATTTTGGACCTTTGTTGACTATCAGATGTGTCTCTATTGTACTGTCAGGGTTTGAgttagattgtaagttccttgGAGCAGGACTCTATCTTCCCCTGTTAGTACAATGCTGAGCACAGGAACAACTATCAGCCTTCTAGGGATTGGAGTGAGAAATGGATCTCATTTTGAGATTCCCTAACAGAGGACTAGCTCATGTCTTTTGATCCATACATAGGGCTCTTGCCATGTGTGGATCACTCCCTCACAATACAGAAAAGAGTCACAACAGCTCCCAAGGCGTCTTCTGGACCCCATAAAGAGCTATCTGTGTGTCTGGAGATCTGCAGATTAGAAGGAATCAAGCTGTGGGTTGAACAGGCAAAGAATGGGTAGGTCAAGAGAAGGCCCTGAGGAGGGGACCTATAGGTTATACTTAAAAATTCACTCACGCACCTGGCTCTGTCATGGGGAATCCCCTCCTTTAAGGGAGGCCTCAGCTGTGCTACCAAGTAGCAGGGCTAGAGATTCTGTAGCAGCACAGAGCCTCCATATGTATGGCCAGAAAGGAGAGGGTGGTGTATCCTGCTCTCCCAATGGAAGACGTCAGAGGAAATGCTGATGGGAATTTCACAGCATTTGCTGCCTTAATGTGGTGTTGCCATGGAGATGTGATCTAGAGATGAAACTGCAATTCTATAAAGCAAAAGCTTCCTGCTGCTAAGCTGTATTCTGTTTAATTATGAACGATCAAGCGAGAGTTGGTTGTTGTATCAATGTTTAGAAATGGTGTGTTCCTGTTAATAGCCTCCAGCTGAGTACCTGCTTTAACTCATTGACTCCATCAcatcactttttatatattttttactaTTACAAATTGATATTGGACATTCTATacaaagtgtttcattttaaaCACCCCAATAAATGgcaactaaaaaacaaaaaaagtttgccTCTGTAGACGCTCCCCAGCTGCCTCTAGATTCATTCACCCTTTGTCTAGGAATGCAATCGGAGTATTTTTTTAGTTCAACAAATAAGTTTCAGATATACCAAGAAAAGGAAATGGCTTTTGTATTGGTCTAAATATTTGCTTAGAGAAAATAAGGTATTTTGAACAAAGTAACATTTTTGCATACCAATACGTAGGAATTAGATTAACCATAAAATTAAATGCTTTAGGGTGTACATTTAGGCAAGAATATACACAGCAACCCTTTTTGAATTTTGAACCATTACCATCAGCATAGAGTAGAAATTTTACAATACAAACAAGGGTTATAAAAACAGGGACGATATACTGTAAGGTTCTGATCCTGAGAAGTACAgagcactcacaactcccattgagctcagagttgtgaatgctcagcacctctcaggattaagGGACTGTTCCAAAACCCATTGCATTAcatggaaagactcctactgacttcattaagctttggatcaggccctaagtcttCTAATTGAAACAATTTATCTTGTTTAATTATGGAAAAATAATACAATTATACTTGAGATGGGGTTATTATGAGAAATCCATTTATCAAAAAACAGCTCCATACAGCATTAACAACAGCTTTCAGTTCTGTGTTGGTATGATAAAAGATGTCTCTTGTTTCTATAACTTTCCCTAATGTATGATCTCCCTAATATCGTCCTTTACTGATCACACTCCTGGGCTAATCAGTTAGGACTCCTAAGTGTCTGATAGAACTTGAAAGCTTTGTTTTGAACAGGTAGGTTTTGTAGTCAAATATGTTAATTTGGATAAAATGAAGGAAACTCAAAAGCTTTTGTCCTGCCAGTGAATGTATGACTCTGCATTTTAAACTATTACAAGGCAGAATACACATAATTCAGGTCATGATCTCCAAACTCTGGTGTCTGTGAGCCAAATTTTGCTTTCCTTTCTCATATGaatactctcattgacttcaatgggactactcatgtatgTTAAGTACATGGTCCTGCCTACAAGCAAGCTTAAGCTTCCATTTAGGGGGACAATAACTCAAACATAGTAAATAAAATGCTATATACAGAAGCACAAACTCTTGGCTTTCATCATTTCATTACCTATTTTTATATCCTCTTCAGGCTGTATCTCACGTTTACCAGCTAGGCCATGTTTGTCAATAAAAGATCTGTGATTATCTACTGCATCTGTTAAATAAATTAGAGATGAAGAGTTAATTTCATTTACAGTCTCCAGGTTGATTTTGATGGATTTTATTGAGCTAGCTCAAAAAGATTTAAAAGTGACTCTCTTTATAGCCTTCTTTTCATTTGTGCACGAGAACATGATGGGATTGTTGATGGAATGGTGTACAATTAGTGAATCAAAGGAATCATTCTTTAATAAGCttattaaagaattaaagaaggcattttttaattttgtgtgtttaatttatatCCATTAAGGGCCCATTCCTATATTGCTTGCACTCCCAAACTCtttctgaattcagtgggagttttgggtgtACAGGGAATGCAGAGTTGGACCATTCATGTGTAATTTAGGAATGTGGTTTTGCTACtctttcctcttaaaaaaaaaaaaaagttgccaagTAATTTGTTTGAAAGTAAACTGCAATTAGTTTACATGAATAACCTCCAAAAACTATCTTACAATCCCCAGgtgcctcttctctcccccttgcAATGGGCATTTCCTTTATCAGTAAAAGCTGATCAATACGACCTGCAACAGAGGATGATGCCTATTATCTAGTCTTAGAGAAATGGCACTCAGCAAATATATGCCCCCATTACAGAATGGCATGTATGTCTGTCTTTCAACACAGTCTATTGTGGCATTGCTGCTTTATGGCAAATATATTTACAAACATTTACAGAAtcaataaatacacctctaccccaatataatgcgacccgatataacacaaatttggatataatgcggtaaagcagcgctccaaggggtcggggctgcgcactctggcggatcaaagcaagttcgatataacgcggtttcacctataacttggtaagattttttggctcccgaggacagcgttatatcggggtagaggtgtacatcaaaGGTGCATACATTTGTATCCCAAGGTCAGTTACAAAAAGTGAAtaataaaggaaaaaaagacagttaTGATCCTTATATGGACAACGGTATTAATTATCTGTAATGTTTATCATATACTATAGAGGGTGAAATTAGGCAACTCCCagtaatatttaatataaaaagtaGTAAAGGATAGGTATAGATGTCTGTATGTTTTATGCCTCTCAGCATCTTGAAAACCTTGGGTAAAAATAAATGACAATTATTAAAACAGCTACAAATAGTTTTAAAGGAAGGCTTTTTAGCCAATTGGGACACCTTCACTTTTCATCTCCATACTTTTTTGGAAACCTGAACTTTACGTTTTCAGCCTCTCAGACActggtgtttgtttttaattacaaaatgGAATTAAGTATTTTCCTCTTGTAAATTACTGATATTTATTTACAATCTCAGAGAGTTTGTTTTGTCCAAGAATAGTATCAGAAGACTATGCATCTGGGCATTTTTATGTAGATTTAGGGTGAAATCTCGGCCCCACTGAGTTCAGCGGCAAAACTGCCACTCATTTCAATGGGGCCCAATTTCACCCATAGTATTTCCCCCTTGATTGACCTCCAAAATTCCATAAAATGTTATAACTACTTTGCAAGGCAAATGCCCTTAGGTTCTATACAATTAATCATCATTATTATTGTATAATTGGAGGTAAAGCTACTATTTTAGAGTAATAAAATGTTTGCCACCTAAGAATTACAACTCATTAGCACTCTAAGAATACCCAAATGTGTAATTCCATATAATTTAGTGCCTTTACATGGCATTGCTTTTGAAGAGGAAGTTTAAATTCTATTTGTTTCTATCCCAGGCTTCAGTGTAACTAACTGAAGGTTCTCTGAAATAACACTCTTTAGTTTTACATAAGAAGGTTTAAACAAAAATTACTTTAATAGCCAGATTAGTGGGTAGCACACTCATGGCAGACAATAGGCATCAAGTGACCATTTttaatagaattttaaaatatagaaaattaaatatttgacTTACGTGGCCCAAGTAGGTAACCAGCACTATTCAAAGTCCAGCCCCTCTTTTCTTTTGCCTTACAGAGGGAAAAGTGCAGGTAGCTTATTTATTGCATGATTTACATAATACTTTCtgaaaaaaagagaaatgaatctGGGAGGTTGGTTTGTGCAAACAGATTCATTAGGGTTTCTAATGAGCTGATATTTTTTATTCatcaaaaaaatattatttcagtctgggtgaaaccctggcctcactgaaatcaatgggagttttgccattgacttcagcatgaCCAGGATTTTGACCCTATATAGACGAAAGTGCAAATCACACAATGCATTATAAATTTTAAACCTTACAAGTTATAATAAATGTGATCTGCTCCCAATCTGCTTTACTGAAAAGTATATATATTTCCCTCTAGATACTGGTTTGGATTTACACAATTTGTCATGTCTCAGCTGTTTATATTTTGTAAGCTTcatgtaaaacaaaataattgttttttttcctaaataaGATGGCCATTTATTGAACTTTACTATATAAAACTAATAACCCTTGTTTTGTTTAACTACTTTGTAGCACATTTGTCATAAGTAGATGAGTATTAAAATGTCCAATATTCCCAATTGTTCATCCACCATCCAAAATATTCTCGGGCACTTGCTTTGTTTTGCTCAGACCTATATCTAACCAGGTGCCTGTCAGTTTACTGGTACTTGTTAGCTGAGACACTGAGCATGTCTAATGGATAGAGCCCCTGTAAATGAAATGTATACTTACTGATAAAACGAGTCCAAAGGTCTCTGAGAGGGTGGCGCAAAAGATCAAAGATAGAAACAGGAGACTAGTCCACCTCTGCATCTGAAAGGAGACCACAAACGCTCGGGGTTAGATGCTTTGCCTTCCAGTTTGGGATCCCAGGTATGGGGGTTTAAATCGACTTAAATCTTAAATCCCGCAGGAACCTGATGCCTTAAGAAACATCGAGACAGGAGGAACTTATGAGAAGGAAGGGTGTGTATCCGGGGGTGAGTCCTGTGCATCTGAAAGTTCAGGAAGGAACGGCAGAGAATGTCAAATCCTAAGAAAGCAGGAACACCCCCAAAGTCGGAGATGGGGGTAGAACCTGACCGCAGTGGGGCACGGAGACAGGAGATCAGTCTTTACAATACCTGCCCCCTTTGCCACTTCAACACACAAGTCATTGCAGTCACTAATATGGGGTGTCAGAAGGGAAGGCATCCAGGGTTTAAGATTTCATGTACCTGAAAGTTAAATACCTCCCAGAAGGCAAAGAGGCTAAAAATAAGGGGAAAGTACCTTGAGTTGGGGTGCGCTACTCTGTTCTTCACTGCGTGGGTTCAGTCCTGGCGGGCAGGGAGCTGTCCGCAGGCTGCTCTGGGGAATAGATGGCCACAGCTGGGACTCCTCACTGCATGGCCCTGGTGCGCTCACTGAGTAGGGGATGCAATGGAGGGGGGAGGCCTGCAGTGCCTGTAAGCCCAAGACCGCTCCCCCTCCGCTATTTATGGGTTGCAGCACAACTTTGCAGGCGCGGCTCTCTCCCAGGGGAGAATCGAGAGCCACCCACATCCCCGGGTCATTTCCCCTCGCCAAGTCactgcattaggaagggcaaaaaTTACAGCAATTCAATTAGAGGCATTTGGAAGCAAGATGTGGGCTGCACATAGATAACAGCCTGGCCAATTACCTTTCATTACGCCTGGGTTGGACACTGGCTAGCAGTGAAAAGAGCTCTGTTCTACTAGACAGCCTGGCCTGCCTTCTATCTTTCTCCTGAAACTTCAGaagttctttgttgttgtttgagAATAAGGAAGGGTAAATTGAACACAGCTCCCTCTTTGGAGAATCAGGTACAGAAGCAGAGCTAAATGGAAAAGGCTCTGTATTATGCTGGCTAATAAGACTCGTATCCTTGTTAATTACAGTATTTGTTATTACATTCAAGAACACAGagtccgtccccgtcccccccacaCCTTTCTCTGAGAGCCCCATGAATCTCTCTTCAGTCCAGACAGACACTATCGGTTTCCTTTAAAATTCCTTTGAATCAGTCTG encodes the following:
- the LOC135878640 gene encoding galanin peptides-like, producing the protein MQRWTSLLFLSLIFCATLSETFGLVLSAKEKRGWTLNSAGYLLGPRRIDQLLLIKEMPIARGREEAPGDYAVDNHRSFIDKHGLAGKREIQPEEDIKIGNLGRPVVDDNVVRTVIEFLTYLHLKEAGALDNLLSSEETNQS